From a region of the Patescibacteria group bacterium genome:
- a CDS encoding cytidine/deoxycytidylate deaminase family protein, whose protein sequence is MAGKRKKNFRPSWDDYFLQISDLVSTRATCQRLHAGAILVKDKKIISTGYCGAPKGIPDCYAKGCLVRGGHCVRTVHAEVNTVVQAAYHGVSTNGSTLYVNWLPCYNCAKVLINAGIEKIVYRRVYRPDPETKKLLRQAKIKLTKLPQKKK, encoded by the coding sequence ATGGCAGGCAAAAGAAAGAAAAACTTCCGACCTTCTTGGGATGATTATTTTCTTCAAATCTCTGATTTAGTTTCAACTCGGGCGACTTGCCAACGTCTTCATGCTGGCGCCATTTTGGTCAAGGATAAGAAAATTATTTCTACTGGTTATTGTGGCGCCCCTAAGGGTATTCCTGATTGTTATGCTAAGGGTTGTTTGGTGAGGGGTGGTCACTGTGTTCGGACAGTTCACGCTGAAGTCAATACTGTTGTTCAAGCGGCTTATCACGGCGTTTCCACTAATGGTTCGACTTTATATGTTAACTGGCTTCCTTGTTATAATTGTGCTAAAGTTTTGATTAATGCTGGCATTGAAAAAATTGTTTATCGTCGAGTCTATCGACCTGATCCGGAAACAAAAAAACTTTTAAGACAAGCGAAGATTAAATTAACTAAACTACCCCAAAAGAAGAAATAG
- the mreD gene encoding rod shape-determining protein MreD — protein sequence MKPYLILILVFFLAILQGAFLRLNLVLLLVLAWAIFRPTKEVFLVAFFSGLLLDLAKGMPLGLSSLIFLVVVFLLSLYSRRFDSLYPLFLPVFVFFSSLVYRFIFSHYWFWFESLILALVALGARYLLVFLVGRIDRKQLRLQ from the coding sequence ATGAAGCCCTATTTAATTCTAATTCTGGTTTTTTTCTTAGCTATTTTACAGGGTGCTTTTTTAAGGCTTAATTTGGTTTTGCTTTTAGTTCTTGCTTGGGCAATCTTTCGGCCAACTAAAGAAGTTTTTCTGGTGGCTTTTTTTTCAGGTTTGTTACTTGATTTGGCTAAGGGTATGCCTCTTGGTCTTTCGAGTTTAATTTTCCTGGTAGTTGTTTTTCTTCTTTCCCTTTATTCACGGCGTTTTGATTCACTCTATCCTTTATTTTTACCGGTTTTTGTTTTCTTTAGTTCTTTGGTTTATAGGTTTATTTTCTCTCATTATTGGTTCTGGTTTGAGAGTTTAATCTTGGCTTTGGTGGCTTTAGGAGCCAGATATCTTTTAGTCTTTTTGGTTGGTCGGATTGATCGCAAGCAACTTAGACTTCAATGA
- the topA gene encoding type I DNA topoisomerase: MNLIIVESPTKSKTLTRFLGKGYQVVSTMGHIRDLPKKKLSIDVEKDFKPEYALVPQKKEAIQKIKDSAKKAKKIFLATDPDREGEAIAFHIAYILKRKADDLARIVFHEITKEAIEKALADPKKVNLDLVHAQQARRILDRLVGYKLSPLLWRKIRRGLSAGRVQSVTVRLIVDREREIEKFVPEEYWEIWAKLKKLLGGQLKDAPIFEAKLIKKNGQTVKIENETQSREMVDDLKKANYEVYEVERKEVKQRPLPPFSTSTLQQNAVRRLGFSSKRTMYAAQRLYEKGLITYHRTDSFNLAQSAVEKMRAYINSTYGKEYVPEKPYFYQTKSKVAQEAHEAVRPTDIQRAPNKISEKLGREEQRLYELIWKRALASQMKAALWDKTKIKTQATSKKNIYLLTSEGKIIKFAGWLILDNRQEPEGGMELPEVKKGDDLDLVKLNPKQKFTLAPPRYSEASLIKALEERGIGRPSTYAPIISTIQTRQYVEKVEGLFQPTPLGTTVNDFLVEYFSEIVDYDFTAKMEDELDEIANGKRKWVPVIKEFYQPFEKQLEGVAQVAERVQIPTEVTDEKCPECKQGKLVIRIGRFGKFLSCSRFPECKYTAPYVPKLKGVKCSKCGGEIVVRKTRKGKQFYGCSNYPKCDWASWTKPK; encoded by the coding sequence ATGAATTTAATTATTGTTGAGTCACCAACGAAATCAAAAACTTTAACTCGCTTTTTGGGTAAAGGTTATCAGGTGGTTTCGACGATGGGTCATATTCGGGATTTGCCTAAAAAGAAATTAAGTATTGACGTCGAAAAAGACTTTAAACCTGAATATGCTTTGGTACCTCAGAAGAAAGAAGCGATTCAGAAAATTAAAGATTCCGCTAAAAAAGCTAAGAAGATTTTTTTGGCGACTGACCCGGATCGCGAAGGTGAAGCGATTGCCTTCCATATTGCCTATATTCTTAAAAGAAAAGCCGATGATTTAGCTCGAATTGTTTTCCATGAGATTACTAAAGAGGCAATTGAAAAAGCTTTGGCTGATCCTAAGAAAGTTAACCTTGATTTGGTTCATGCCCAGCAAGCCCGGCGGATTCTTGATCGGCTAGTTGGCTATAAACTTTCCCCTCTCCTTTGGCGCAAAATCCGACGGGGTTTATCAGCTGGTCGGGTTCAGTCAGTGACCGTTCGTTTGATTGTTGATCGGGAAAGAGAGATTGAAAAATTCGTTCCTGAAGAATATTGGGAGATTTGGGCTAAATTAAAGAAGCTTCTTGGTGGTCAATTAAAGGACGCCCCTATTTTTGAAGCCAAATTAATTAAGAAAAATGGCCAGACAGTCAAGATTGAGAATGAAACTCAATCTCGAGAAATGGTTGATGATTTGAAGAAGGCTAATTACGAGGTTTACGAGGTTGAAAGAAAAGAAGTTAAACAAAGACCTTTGCCGCCTTTTAGTACTTCCACTTTACAACAGAATGCGGTTCGGCGTTTAGGTTTTTCCAGTAAGAGAACGATGTATGCGGCCCAGCGTCTTTATGAAAAAGGTTTGATTACCTATCATCGGACTGATTCCTTTAATTTGGCTCAGTCAGCCGTCGAAAAGATGCGCGCCTATATAAATAGTACTTATGGGAAGGAATATGTTCCGGAGAAGCCTTATTTTTATCAAACTAAATCCAAGGTGGCTCAAGAGGCCCACGAGGCGGTTAGACCGACTGATATCCAAAGAGCGCCTAATAAAATTTCTGAAAAATTAGGTCGTGAAGAACAACGTCTTTATGAATTGATTTGGAAAAGGGCTTTGGCTTCGCAGATGAAAGCCGCTCTTTGGGATAAAACGAAGATTAAAACCCAAGCCACTTCTAAGAAAAATATTTATCTTTTAACCAGTGAAGGCAAGATTATTAAATTTGCTGGTTGGTTAATTCTTGATAATCGGCAGGAGCCAGAGGGAGGGATGGAATTGCCCGAAGTTAAAAAAGGTGATGATTTAGATTTGGTTAAGCTTAATCCCAAACAAAAATTCACCCTGGCGCCACCCAGATACAGCGAAGCTTCTTTAATTAAAGCTTTAGAAGAAAGAGGCATTGGTCGGCCTTCGACATACGCTCCCATCATTTCTACGATTCAGACTCGTCAATACGTGGAAAAGGTAGAAGGTCTTTTTCAGCCAACCCCTTTAGGGACCACGGTTAATGATTTTTTGGTCGAATATTTTTCGGAAATTGTTGATTATGATTTTACCGCCAAGATGGAAGATGAATTAGATGAAATTGCTAATGGTAAAAGAAAATGGGTGCCAGTCATTAAAGAATTTTACCAGCCTTTTGAAAAACAGCTTGAGGGAGTAGCTCAAGTGGCCGAGCGGGTTCAAATTCCTACTGAAGTCACTGATGAAAAATGTCCGGAATGCAAACAAGGGAAACTAGTGATTCGGATTGGCAGGTTTGGTAAGTTTTTGTCCTGTTCCCGGTTTCCAGAATGTAAATACACGGCTCCTTATGTGCCGAAACTTAAAGGAGTCAAGTGTTCAAAATGTGGTGGGGAAATTGTGGTCAGGAAAACTAGAAAAGGCAAACAATTTTATGGTTGCTCCAATTACCCTAAATGTGATTGGGCTTCTTGGACAAAACCAAAGTAA
- a CDS encoding thymidylate kinase, whose amino-acid sequence MRKPVKETKKGKFIVLEGTDGSGKTTQLKLLIFYLKANGYQVEEADFPQYYTSFFGKLVGRFLKGEFGGNDEVSPYLASLTYAGDRFEAKERIEKWLTQGKLVVANRYTGSSMGHQTAKLPKEEQIKFLRFLEKLEYEIFGIPKEDIVIFLYMPVVIGQLLVDKKGNRGYIGGQGRDIHEADLDHQKKSSEVYLRLVRRYPYWIRINCFDDDLLTPQEIHEKVLEALKKRKIIKK is encoded by the coding sequence ATGAGAAAACCTGTTAAGGAAACGAAGAAAGGCAAGTTTATTGTTTTAGAAGGAACCGATGGGAGCGGGAAGACAACTCAGTTAAAGTTGTTGATTTTCTATTTAAAAGCAAATGGCTATCAGGTTGAAGAGGCTGATTTTCCTCAATACTACACTTCTTTTTTTGGGAAGTTAGTGGGGCGGTTTTTAAAAGGGGAATTTGGTGGCAATGATGAAGTCAGTCCTTATTTAGCTTCTCTGACTTATGCTGGTGATCGGTTTGAAGCCAAGGAAAGAATTGAGAAATGGTTGACTCAAGGCAAACTTGTGGTCGCTAATCGTTATACAGGTTCGAGTATGGGTCACCAGACCGCCAAATTGCCTAAAGAAGAACAAATAAAATTTCTTCGTTTTTTAGAAAAGTTGGAATATGAAATTTTTGGTATTCCCAAGGAGGATATTGTTATTTTTCTTTATATGCCAGTTGTTATTGGCCAGCTATTGGTTGACAAGAAGGGAAATCGTGGTTATATTGGAGGTCAGGGGCGGGATATTCACGAAGCTGATTTGGACCATCAAAAAAAGAGTTCGGAAGTTTATTTGCGATTGGTAAGAAGATATCCTTATTGGATAAGAATTAATTGTTTTGATGATGATTTGTTAACGCCTCAAGAGATTCACGAAAAGGTTTTAGAGGCTTTGAAAAAAAGAAAAATAATTAAAAAATAA
- a CDS encoding penicillin-binding protein 2, producing the protein MRKLSTDITAKPDSSFLTESDIENRQGNRFSLGRIYFFYGFLIICFLLLIGRLFELQIILGARNRLLAEENRIKKEIIPAPRGMIYDRQGKPLIKNKPVYRLKKENCDLEEGDCFEEISREEALRIEVAGGKKEADLRLDVGRDYLYGQALAHVLGYLGEASEEEVRKNQWQLGDLVGRTGIEEEYEKILRGQDGGVIYEVDTAGNRVREIGRTESLPGQDLHLSLDAQLSKVAYQALKGRPGVVVVTEVKTGQVIVLISSPSFDPNQIKSEDLINESKPMFNRAISGAYPPGSTFKIVTVAAGIEEGKVDEGTVYEDQGFIQIGDYIYKNWYYTQYGRTEGEINLVRAIKRSTDTFFYKIGEWVGANKLAEWGKAFGLGRETRIDLKGEVKGLVPTPEWKEKTIGEKWFLGNTYHFAIGQADLLTTPLQVNMMTSVIANNGKLCSPKIKQGDQTAECVDLKLKPETLKLIKEGMKEACSPEGTAFPFFDFSPQVGCKTGTAEFGDPEDRTHAWLTAFAPVDDPEIVVTALVEAGGEGSYVAAPIVKEVMEVWFKTD; encoded by the coding sequence ATGAGGAAACTTTCTACAGATATCACCGCTAAACCTGATTCTTCTTTTCTGACAGAATCAGATATAGAAAATAGACAAGGTAATAGGTTTTCTTTAGGCAGAATCTATTTTTTCTATGGTTTTTTAATTATTTGTTTTTTATTGTTAATTGGTCGTCTTTTTGAATTGCAGATTATTCTTGGCGCCAGAAATAGGCTTTTAGCTGAGGAGAATCGGATTAAAAAAGAAATCATTCCGGCGCCCAGGGGAATGATTTATGATCGTCAGGGAAAGCCTTTAATTAAAAACAAACCGGTTTACCGATTGAAAAAAGAAAATTGTGATTTGGAAGAAGGGGATTGCTTTGAGGAAATTAGTCGTGAGGAAGCTTTGAGGATTGAGGTGGCTGGTGGGAAAAAGGAAGCAGATTTGCGTTTAGATGTCGGTCGAGATTATCTTTATGGTCAGGCTCTGGCCCATGTCTTAGGTTACTTAGGCGAGGCGAGTGAAGAGGAAGTCAGAAAAAATCAATGGCAATTAGGTGATTTGGTGGGTCGGACCGGAATTGAGGAAGAGTATGAGAAGATTCTACGGGGTCAGGATGGTGGTGTTATCTATGAAGTGGACACGGCCGGGAATCGGGTTCGGGAAATTGGTCGGACAGAATCTCTGCCAGGTCAAGATCTTCATCTTTCCCTTGATGCCCAGCTCTCAAAAGTAGCTTACCAGGCCTTAAAAGGCAGACCAGGGGTCGTGGTGGTTACTGAAGTTAAAACCGGCCAAGTTATTGTACTCATTTCTTCGCCTTCCTTTGATCCTAATCAGATTAAGTCTGAAGATTTAATTAATGAGTCAAAACCCATGTTTAATCGGGCCATTAGTGGGGCTTATCCACCTGGATCAACCTTTAAAATTGTGACGGTAGCGGCGGGGATTGAGGAGGGTAAAGTTGATGAAGGAACTGTTTATGAAGACCAAGGTTTTATTCAGATTGGTGATTACATTTACAAGAATTGGTATTACACTCAATACGGTCGAACCGAAGGAGAAATTAATTTAGTCAGGGCGATTAAACGTTCAACCGACACTTTCTTTTACAAAATTGGCGAGTGGGTAGGGGCCAATAAATTAGCAGAGTGGGGTAAGGCGTTTGGTTTGGGTCGGGAAACGAGAATTGATTTGAAAGGAGAGGTTAAGGGTTTAGTGCCGACACCAGAATGGAAAGAAAAAACCATTGGCGAAAAATGGTTTTTAGGCAATACTTATCATTTTGCCATTGGTCAGGCAGACCTGTTAACAACACCTCTGCAGGTTAATATGATGACCAGTGTCATTGCCAATAATGGCAAGCTTTGTTCACCCAAAATCAAACAAGGAGATCAGACTGCTGAATGTGTGGATTTAAAACTAAAACCGGAAACTTTGAAATTAATCAAAGAGGGAATGAAAGAAGCTTGTTCGCCTGAAGGGACCGCTTTTCCTTTCTTTGATTTTAGTCCTCAAGTAGGCTGTAAAACCGGAACGGCTGAATTTGGCGATCCTGAAGACAGAACTCATGCTTGGTTAACCGCTTTTGCGCCGGTGGATGATCCAGAAATTGTCGTTACCGCTCTAGTAGAAGCTGGAGGCGAGGGTTCTTATGTGGCCGCGCCGATTGTCAAAGAAGTAATGGAGGTCTGGTTTAAAACTGATTGA
- a CDS encoding FAD-dependent thymidylate synthase — MTSPELGREPLLGELYCLRAESPFPPEEAHVKEMEIGCSPELRDTLEQMVSEKYFNAEGLRQALAGIVVGFSLEHIPRLDHDLITLGRDVYSAQSWRYARINIEKGDLSRIHPPKCIMGTEFEGQFLELANQAMAAYNQMVEMGIPKEDARYVFPWSFDSNMVVTIQGPKLVDFAIDNLNSPYQAMRDMAEEVLQTLGQELPMTIENLKRVAKQEGISFEDRMRIEEMRAAYLYGYEGEVIVHPLSFNPVGRAAVAAKTCWQEKPPSEFVTDFSREEQLRVLENIIESGHTSVTEHPHFLVMGAMSEANGQEIRRHRIPIRRAMTIWEAAKRYQVVIPPSIEANPRAKELFLQTLGLSKAFIGKGRELGFPEPELDHGVLVMISVPTFLVTNATDILHIGKRRLCDRAQWESRDWMFQIAEVSIKNYPELFEELGPSCYKGKCQESKSCGHPEIYQQWRAGVEETLSLDSQKDKG; from the coding sequence ATGACCTCGCCAGAATTAGGAAGAGAGCCACTTTTAGGTGAACTTTATTGTCTTAGAGCCGAATCTCCTTTTCCTCCTGAAGAAGCCCATGTTAAAGAGATGGAAATTGGCTGTTCGCCTGAATTAAGAGATACTCTTGAACAAATGGTTTCGGAAAAATATTTTAACGCTGAAGGTCTAAGACAAGCCTTGGCCGGAATCGTAGTTGGCTTTTCTTTGGAACATATTCCAAGATTAGACCATGATTTAATTACCTTAGGCAGGGATGTTTACAGCGCCCAGTCATGGCGTTATGCGAGAATTAATATTGAAAAAGGTGATCTTAGCAGGATTCATCCTCCTAAATGCATTATGGGAACTGAGTTTGAAGGCCAATTTTTGGAATTAGCGAACCAAGCAATGGCTGCTTATAATCAGATGGTTGAAATGGGAATTCCTAAAGAAGACGCTCGTTATGTTTTTCCTTGGTCTTTTGATTCGAATATGGTGGTTACCATTCAAGGACCGAAATTAGTTGATTTTGCCATTGACAATTTGAATTCACCCTATCAGGCGATGAGGGATATGGCTGAGGAGGTTCTTCAAACTTTAGGTCAAGAGTTACCAATGACGATTGAAAATTTAAAAAGGGTAGCTAAGCAAGAAGGAATTAGTTTTGAGGACCGGATGAGAATCGAAGAGATGAGAGCCGCTTATTTATATGGTTATGAAGGCGAGGTGATTGTTCATCCTCTAAGTTTCAATCCAGTTGGCCGAGCGGCGGTTGCGGCCAAGACTTGCTGGCAGGAGAAACCGCCTTCAGAATTTGTTACCGATTTTTCTAGAGAAGAACAGTTAAGGGTTTTAGAGAATATTATTGAATCAGGCCATACCTCTGTGACTGAACATCCTCATTTTCTGGTTATGGGAGCGATGAGTGAAGCTAATGGTCAAGAAATAAGGAGACATAGAATTCCTATTAGACGGGCAATGACGATTTGGGAGGCCGCTAAAAGGTATCAGGTGGTTATTCCGCCTTCAATTGAGGCCAATCCCAGAGCCAAAGAATTATTTCTCCAAACTTTGGGCTTATCAAAGGCTTTTATCGGAAAAGGCCGGGAGTTGGGTTTTCCGGAGCCAGAACTTGATCATGGGGTTCTTGTTATGATTAGTGTACCTACGTTTTTAGTGACCAATGCCACTGATATTCTTCATATTGGTAAGCGAAGACTCTGTGATAGAGCCCAATGGGAAAGTCGTGATTGGATGTTTCAGATTGCCGAGGTTTCAATTAAAAATTACCCAGAATTATTTGAAGAGCTTGGACCTAGTTGTTACAAAGGTAAGTGTCAAGAATCAAAATCCTGTGGTCATCCAGAGATTTATCAACAATGGCGAGCAGGAGTTGAAGAAACTTTAAGTCTTGACTCGCAAAAGGATAAGGGCTAA
- the dprA gene encoding DNA-processing protein DprA, whose protein sequence is MNEERLSWLAFSAFEGIGPKRFALLKNYFGSAKKAWQAKKGELLAIGLGPKLTSRLVRFRRDFNPDSYFLRLRENEIECYFLDDNRYPESLKKTDNPPFVLYSKGTISPRDKLAMAVVGTRRMTNYGYQVTENLVKGLVKAGLTIVSGLARGVDSLAHRVALKAGGRTIGVLACGLDLVYPPENLGLVQEITKDHGAVVSEFPLGVRPTPGSFPSRNRIISGLSLGTLVIEAPKKSGTLITARHAAEQGREVFAVSGPITSPNAAGPAYLIKMGAKLVFEVDDILEELGFDKETRIKRLKEIVAENPEEEVILFLLKSQAKSIEEIVQESGFDPGQVMKLISLMEIKGQIKNLGNMLYSIKK, encoded by the coding sequence GTGAATGAAGAGAGATTGTCTTGGTTAGCTTTTTCGGCTTTTGAGGGAATTGGTCCTAAAAGATTTGCTCTTCTTAAAAATTATTTTGGTTCGGCTAAAAAAGCTTGGCAAGCCAAGAAAGGGGAGTTGTTGGCGATTGGTTTGGGACCAAAATTAACTTCTCGGTTGGTTAGATTCAGGCGTGACTTTAATCCAGATTCGTATTTTCTTCGGTTGCGTGAAAATGAAATAGAGTGCTATTTTCTAGATGATAATCGTTACCCAGAAAGCTTAAAAAAGACAGATAATCCGCCATTTGTGTTATATAGTAAAGGCACTATCAGTCCTCGAGACAAATTAGCAATGGCGGTGGTAGGTACAAGAAGGATGACAAATTACGGTTATCAGGTGACGGAAAACCTGGTTAAGGGACTGGTAAAAGCCGGTTTGACGATTGTTTCTGGATTAGCTCGCGGGGTTGATTCTTTGGCTCATAGGGTTGCTTTAAAAGCTGGTGGTCGGACAATTGGCGTTTTGGCTTGTGGTTTGGATTTGGTTTATCCGCCTGAGAATCTTGGTTTGGTTCAGGAGATTACTAAGGATCATGGAGCAGTTGTTTCCGAATTTCCTTTAGGGGTGAGACCCACGCCAGGCAGTTTTCCATCCCGGAATAGGATTATTTCTGGTTTATCTTTAGGGACATTGGTAATTGAAGCGCCGAAAAAATCTGGGACTTTAATTACCGCCCGTCATGCGGCCGAACAAGGCCGGGAGGTTTTTGCTGTTTCCGGTCCGATTACTTCGCCAAATGCGGCTGGTCCGGCTTATTTAATTAAGATGGGAGCCAAACTTGTTTTTGAGGTTGATGATATTTTAGAAGAGTTAGGTTTTGACAAAGAGACTAGAATTAAAAGATTAAAGGAAATAGTTGCTGAAAATCCTGAAGAAGAAGTGATTTTATTTTTACTTAAGAGTCAGGCAAAATCTATTGAGGAGATTGTCCAGGAATCAGGTTTTGATCCTGGTCAGGTAATGAAGCTTATAAGTTTGATGGAAATCAAGGGTCAAATCAAAAATTTGGGTAATATGTTATATTCAATAAAGAAATGA
- the mreC gene encoding rod shape-determining protein MreC has product MSNDSLRKIFPFFLLLVFISIFFFLFDYFGWLTGVTGFFERPFLFIERPFYSVYQSVNQSFNQLADRNESQQIAELQVELRQLALDQNKLTTCLEENEYLKKLLGTSLPSAWQFKMVRVIGLTEQLKIDLGRSKEVEVGMNLVSENIYVGRVVMVNERESLVQLPTDPNSRIPVVIKQPGATGFQARGLLIGKFGGQLVLERVLQEEDIRQGDLIVTSGEEGYLPDLVIGQIKEVNKGTAEIYQQAVVSPLLDYSSLRFVFLVIP; this is encoded by the coding sequence ATGAGTAACGATTCTTTAAGGAAAATTTTTCCTTTCTTTTTACTTCTAGTTTTTATCTCTATTTTTTTCTTTTTGTTTGATTATTTTGGTTGGCTAACCGGAGTGACAGGTTTTTTCGAAAGACCTTTTTTGTTTATTGAACGTCCTTTTTATTCAGTCTATCAATCTGTTAATCAGTCTTTTAATCAATTGGCTGATCGAAATGAAAGTCAGCAGATTGCTGAACTTCAGGTTGAATTGCGTCAATTGGCTCTTGATCAAAATAAATTAACTACTTGCCTTGAGGAAAACGAATACTTGAAAAAACTTTTGGGAACATCTTTACCTTCAGCTTGGCAGTTTAAAATGGTTAGGGTGATTGGTTTGACTGAACAACTGAAGATTGATTTAGGGAGGAGTAAGGAGGTTGAGGTAGGCATGAATCTAGTTTCAGAAAATATTTATGTGGGTCGAGTGGTTATGGTTAATGAAAGAGAAAGTTTGGTCCAGTTACCCACTGACCCTAATTCAAGAATACCGGTGGTGATTAAACAACCTGGGGCCACTGGTTTTCAAGCCCGAGGTTTATTGATTGGTAAATTTGGGGGTCAATTGGTTTTGGAACGGGTTTTACAAGAAGAAGATATTCGTCAAGGTGATTTGATAGTCACTTCTGGCGAAGAAGGCTACTTGCCTGATTTAGTCATTGGTCAGATCAAGGAAGTGAACAAAGGCACAGCCGAGATTTATCAGCAGGCCGTAGTTTCTCCTTTACTTGATTATTCGTCATTAAGGTTTGTTTTCTTGGTCATACCATGA
- the ftcD gene encoding glutamate formimidoyltransferase — translation MDKIIECVPNFSEGRNQEIIQAIANAARDKEKVRVLDVEWDKDHNRSLATIVGEPEAVLVAVWEMIKKATELIDMEKHQGEHPRIGAIDVVPFIPVANVSMEECVELAKRLGKRVGEELKIPVYLYEAAASRPERVNLANVRQGDYEDLKKEITSNPERKPDFGPSQMHPTAGAMVIGARKFLIAYNINLDTQDVEIAKEIARLIREKDGGFPAVKALGFAIKDKGFVQVSINLCDFEKTNMDVVFRKVKEEVGKRGIKVFGSEIYGMVPKAALEGIDLAELQLIDFKEDQILENKLKE, via the coding sequence ATGGATAAAATTATTGAGTGTGTTCCCAATTTTTCTGAAGGTAGAAACCAAGAGATTATTCAGGCCATTGCTAATGCCGCTCGTGATAAAGAAAAGGTTAGAGTTTTAGACGTTGAGTGGGACAAGGATCATAACCGTTCTTTAGCGACAATTGTTGGTGAACCAGAAGCGGTTTTGGTTGCGGTTTGGGAGATGATTAAAAAGGCAACCGAATTAATTGATATGGAAAAACATCAGGGTGAACATCCTCGAATTGGGGCCATTGATGTCGTTCCCTTTATACCGGTGGCCAATGTTTCCATGGAAGAGTGTGTTGAATTAGCTAAGAGATTGGGGAAAAGAGTTGGCGAAGAATTGAAGATTCCAGTTTATTTATATGAAGCGGCGGCTAGTAGACCAGAAAGAGTTAATTTGGCTAATGTCAGGCAAGGTGATTACGAGGATTTGAAAAAGGAAATTACTAGTAATCCTGAAAGAAAACCTGACTTTGGTCCGAGTCAAATGCATCCCACAGCTGGGGCAATGGTGATTGGCGCCCGGAAGTTTTTAATCGCTTACAATATTAATCTTGATACTCAAGACGTTGAAATTGCTAAAGAGATTGCCAGGTTGATTCGGGAAAAAGACGGTGGTTTTCCGGCAGTCAAGGCTTTAGGTTTTGCTATTAAGGATAAAGGTTTTGTTCAGGTTTCGATTAATTTATGTGATTTTGAAAAAACGAACATGGATGTGGTTTTTCGAAAAGTTAAGGAAGAGGTGGGAAAAAGAGGAATTAAGGTTTTTGGCTCTGAAATCTATGGTATGGTTCCCAAGGCGGCTTTAGAGGGGATTGATTTAGCTGAACTTCAATTAATCGATTTTAAAGAAGACCAGATTTTGGAAAACAAATTAAAAGAATGA